In a single window of the Necator americanus strain Aroian chromosome X, whole genome shotgun sequence genome:
- a CDS encoding hypothetical protein (NECATOR_CHRX.G21509.T1), which translates to MSDDGAPPEPVLEVPPPTEIKILETAEDIQHRRQEVLGHYAQFKEHAKNKRDRLEEARQYQYFKRDADELEIWILEKLQTAQEESFKDPTNLQAKIQKHEAFEAEVQAHAKTISNLDKTGNGMIAHGHFASEVIKKRLEELHALWDKLFFKLKDKGIKLQQALKLLQFIRQCDEVLYWIRDKEAYVTAEDMGMDLEHVEVLQRKFEDFLKELGNHHYRINEINQAADKLVEDGHTEHDQIYKKRDEVNEAWHRLNTLAATRKESLFGAHQVQRFNRDADETLAWIAEKDATLSSDDYGRDLNNVQALQRKHEGTERDLAALEGKMQQLEKESARLSETHPDRADAIDAKMREAKGQWNALKRKAQARKEGLDRSLQLHRFLADYRDLCSWINDMKAVISADELAKDVAGAEALLESHQEHKGEIDAREDSFNQTAVSGQGLLDMGIPESDEVRQKLEHLAYEKAALLALWEERRILYEQCMDLQLFYRDTEQAETWMNKQEAFLANQDLGDSLDAVESLIKKHQDFEKSLAAQEEKINALDEFATKLIQGQHYAADDVSRRRHALLDRRRRLMDRAADRARQLHENYKKQTFNRDCDEMESWIKEKLKTAKDDSYLDPTNIRGKLQKHTNFEQELKANRNRLDEINDTGAQIIESGHPEADDVRRRLQDVDELWNELVDATNKKGAKLREAGDEQQFNRNIEDVELWLSELEGQVASEDYGKDLVSVQNLQKKIALLESDYLAHQDRVDGIGGLAKKFADEEHFNAPVILRKQEALQTRFMNLRDPLEKRKNKLGESLQGNQLFRDIEDELAWIREKEQVAGSTNRGRDLIGVQNLIKKQQALIAEIANHESQIDAVCKAAEDMIQQGHFLAPEIRDKLAQLRDNWRILKTKAEKRRLELDDSLQAHQYLADANEAESWMAEKEPVVGSTDYGKDEDSAEALLKKHRALMSDLDAFKGTIDDLRKQAAQCKYQEQPVGQLGRDCVLALYDYQEKSPREVSMKKGDVLTLLNASNKDWWKVEVNDRQGFVPAAYVKRIEPGTAHQHSQQQVNSIGGKQNEIEDKYQKLMMLGETRKRKLEEACKGYQLLREANDLAEWIKSREAVAAQQEIGTDLEQVEVLQKKFDDFKGDLKANEVRLQEMNQIATALTSVGQTETAVRIRQQIEDLNARWRALEEQTEQREQQLGSAHEVQRFHRDVDETRDWIQEKDDALDSDDFGRDLRSVQALQRKHEGVERDLAALGDKIKSLDEKANRLRQSHPEAAEQIYDLQRELNEQWNRLTAKANNRKEKLLDSYDYQRFLSDYRDLMQWISAMNQLVSSQELANDVTGAEALLERHQEYRTEIDSRAATFHAFEQFGNQLLNNNHYASEDIAKRLSDVNAARQGLEDAWVARRNVLDQCLELQLFYRDCEQADTWMSARENFLAQEDPTGDNVESLIKKHEDFDKAINSQQEKIAGLQQFANQLINSNHYDKDAVARKRDMILDRWERLKAALIEKRSKLGESQTLQQFSRDADEIENWIAEKFQVAQEENYRDPTNIQQKHQKQQAFEAELAANADRIATLITAGQNLIDGAKCAGGEDAVSARLKALNDQWELLVKTTTEKSYRLKEANKQKSFMAAVKDLEFWLGEVEILLQSDDYGKDLASIENLLKKHQLLEADIMAHQDRVQEMNQQADSLLERDQFAGQQIAERRKVIADRYERVKEMANDRRDKLNKALNVHQFFRDIDDEESWIKEKKLLVSSDDYGRDLPGVQNLRRKHRRLDTELASHEPLVSQVRQKGEELLRSTGIAGDEIQRRMADLERSWGQIRDLTGSRHQKLNESEDFQEFLGKIEEEEAWMNEKQQILGSDNYGDNMAGVQGLLKKHDTFEVDLQLHKQRVDDLIRQGQQLIDSGNHHGPRIKDRCDQLLNRLREIQDMAGRRLQKLRDNSAYLQFMWKCDVVESWIAEKEQQVRSDDYGRDLSSVQILLTKQEAFDAGLNAFEHEGIQRITELKDQLVSSNHHQSPAIQKRHANVITRWQQLLAHSEGRRQKLLKMQEQYKQIEELYLAFAKKASTFNSWFENAEEDLTDPVRCNSLEEIRALREAHAEFQRSLSSAEEDFRQLQALDRQIKSFNVGPNPYTWFTMDALEDTWRNLQRIIKDREVELQKENARQEENDRLRRDFAKLANVFHNWLTQTRQEMMEASGSLEEQLEVLKRKAGEIRANKTQLRKIEEQGAMLERNLILDNRYTEHSTVGLAQAWDQLDHLAMRMQHNLEQQIQARNQSGVTEEALREFSMMFKHFDKEKCGRLDHQQFKSCLRALGYDLPMVDEGQPEPEFNRILDIVDPNRDGYVTLQDYMAFMISKETENIQSSEEIEMAFRALSKEFRPYVTAEELYANLTTEQAEYCIKRMKPYTDAISGRSIQGGLDYEQFVHALFQS; encoded by the exons ATGTCTGATGACGGAGCCCCTCCGGAGCCCGTGCTTGAAGTTCCACCTCCAACCGAAATCAAGATTCTAGAGACTGCGGAGGATATACAg CATCGACGTCAAGAAGTACTTGGACATTATGCGCAGTTCAAAGAGCATGCAAAGAATAAGAGAGACCGCCTCGAAGAGGCACGACAGTACCAGTACTTCAAACG agaTGCAGACGAACTTGAAATCTGGATTCTCGAAAAACTACAGACGGCTCAGGAGGAGTCATTCAAAGATCCTACCAATCTCCAA gCCAAAATCCAGAAGCATGAAGCTTTCGAGGCAGAGGTACAGGCACATGCAAAAACCATCAGCAATTTGGACAAGACGGGAAATGGTATGATTGCGCATGGACATTTTGCTAGTGAAGTCATCAAG AAACGCCTCGAAGAACTTCATGCACTTTGGGACAAGCTTTTCTTCAAGCTGAAAGACAAGGGTATTAAGCTGCAACAGGCACTTAAACTGCTCCAGTTTATTCGACAATGCGATGAAGTGCTTTACTGGATTAGAGACAAA GAAGCTTATGTTACTGCCGAAGATATGGGTATGGATTTGGAGCACGTAGAAGTGCTTCAGCGTaaatttgaggattttctgaaagaacTTGGAAATCATCACTACCGTATTAATGAGATCAATCAGGCTGCGGATAAACTGGTCGAGGATGGGCATACCGAACATGATCAGATTTACAAG AAACGGGATGAAGTAAACGAAGCATGGCATCGTCTAAATACCCTTGCTGCAACTAGGAAGGAGTCCCTCTTTGGAGCACATCAGGTGCAACGTTTCAACCGTGATGCCGACGAGACGCTTGCATGGATCGCTGAAAAG gatgCTACCTTGTCAAGTGATGACTACGGCCGTGATCTCAATAATGTTCAAGCTCTGCAACGAAAGCATGAAGGTACTGAACGAGATCTGGCTGCTTTGGAAGGGAAAATGCAGCAGTTAGAGAAG GAGTCTGCTCGATTGTCCGAAACTCACCCGGATCGAGCCGACGCCATTGATGCCAAAATGCGCGAAGCAAAAGGACAGTGGAATGCTTTGAAGAGAAAGGCCCAAGCGAGAAAGGAAGGCTTGGATCGTAGtctgcaactgcaccgtttcCTTGCTGACTACAGGGATCTATGTTCTTGGATCAATGACATGAAAGCTGTAATTTCTGCGGATGAGCTAGCAAAAGATGTTGCTGGAGCTGAAGCACTTCTCGAAAGTCATCAGGAACACAAAGGAGAAATTGATGCCAGAGAAGACAGTTTCAACCAAACTGCTGTTTCTGGACAAGGTCTCTTGGATATGGGAATTCCGGAAAGTGATGAA GTTCGTCAAAAATTGGAACACTTAGCCTACGAAAAAGCTGCTCTGCTTGCTCTATGGGAAGAGAGACGTATTCTTTACGAGCAATGTATGGACCTTCAACTATTTTATCGTGATACGGAACAAGCTGAAACATGGATGAACAAGCAG GAAGCCTTCCTTGCAAACCAGGACCTTGGAGATTCTCTCGATGCAGTTGAATCGCTCATCAAAAAGCATCAAGATTTCGAGAAATCCTTGGCTGCACAGGAAGAGAAAATCAATGCTTTGGATGAGTTCGCCACGAAGCTGATACAG GGTCAACACTATGCAGCCGACGACGTGTCAAGAAGACGTCATGCACTGCTagatcgtcgtcgtcgtcttaTGGATCGGGCTGCTGACCGTGCACGCCAACTTCATGAGAACTACAAGAAGCAAACATTCAATCG TGACTGCGACGAGATGGAGAGTTGGATCAAGGAGAAGCTGAAAACAGCTAAGGATGACTCATACCTTGATCCAACCAACATTCGTGGAAAACTACAGAAGCACACAAACTTCGAGCAAGAGCTCAAGGCAAATCGCAATCGTCTGGATGAGATCAACGACACTGGTGCACAAATAATAGAAAGCGGCCATCCAGAAGCTGATGATGTGCGCCGCCGTCTGCAGGATGTTGATGAACTATGGAACGAACTAGTCGACGCGACCAACAAGAAGGGAGCAAAACTTCGCGAAGCTGGCGATGAGCAGCAGTTCAATCGTAACATTGAGGATGTGGAGCTGTGGCTGAGCGAGCTGGAAGGTCAAGTTGCCTCGGAGGATTATGGGAAAGATCTTGTTTCCGTCCAGAActtgcaaaagaaaattgcGCTGCTTGAAAGTGACTATCTGGCTCATCAAGACCGCGTCGATGGAATTGGTGGATTG GCCAAGAAGTTTGCTGATGAGGAGCACTTTAACGCTCCAGTTATTCTTCGCAAACAGGAAGCTTTGCAAACAAGATTCATG AACTTGCGCGATCCTCTTGAGAAACGCAAGAACAAGCTGGGTGAATCTCTCCAAGGTAATCAACTCTTCAGAGACATCGAGGATGAACTGGCGTGGATAAGAGAGAAAGAGCAG GTGGCTGGCTCCACTAATCGCGGTCGTGACCTTATTGGTGTCCAGAATCTCATCAAGAAACAGCAAGCTCTGATTGCTGAGATCGCGAATCATGAGAGCCAAATTGATGCGGTTTGCAAAGCAGCCGAGGATATGATCCAGCAG GGTCATTTCCTTGCTCCGGAAATTCGCGATAAGCTCGCTCAGCTCCGTGATAACTGGAGAATCCTTAAGACGAAGGCTGAGAAACGCCGTCTTGAATTGGATGATTCGCTCCAAGCTCACCAATATCTTGCTGATGCTAACGAAGCTGAGTCGTGGATGGCTGAAAAGGAGCCAGTTGTTGGTTCAACCGACTATGGAAAAGACGAAGATTCAGCTGAG GCTCTTCTGAAGAAGCATCGTGCTCTTATGTCCGACCttgatgcttttaaaggaaCCATTGATGACCTGAGAAAGCAAGCTGCCCAGTGCAAATACCAGGAGCAGCCTGTTGGACAGCTTG GTCGTGATTGTGTTCTGGCCCTCTATGATTACCAGGAAAAATCACCCAGGGAAGTATCGATGAAGAAGGGTGACGTGTTGACCCTGCTAAATGCATCGAATAAGGATTGGTGGAAG GTCGAGGTGAACGACCGCCAAGGTTTTGTACCGGCTGCTTATGTGAAGCGTATTGAACCTGGAACTGCTCATCAGCATAGTCAGCAACAG GTGAACTCTATTGGAGGGAAGCAGAATGAAATTGAGGATAAGTATCAAAAGCTAATGATGCTAGGTGAAACTCGCAAGAG GAAACTCGAGGAAGCCTGCAAAGGATACCAACTTCTCAGAGAAGCCAATGATCTGGCTGAATGGATCAAGAGCAGG GAGGCTGTTGCGGCTCAGCAAGAGATCGGTACTGATCTTGAGCAGGTGGAGGTGTTGCAGAAGAAGTTCGACGACTTTAAGGGTGACCTTAAAGCCAATGAGGTTCGTCTCCAGGAAATGAATCAGATTG CTACTGCCCTCACATCCGTTGGACAGACAGAGACTGCCGTACGCATTCGCCAGCAAATTGAAGATCTCAATGCTAG ATGGCGCGCACTCGAAGAGCAAACGGAACAGCGTGAGCAGCAACTCGGCTCTGCTCACGAAGTACAGAGGTTCCACCGTGACGTAGATGAGACCAGAGATTGGATCCAGGAGAAGGACGATGCGCTGGATTCGGACGATTTCGGACGGGATCTCCgctctgtgcaagctctccaACGCAAACATGAAGGTGTTGAGAGGGACCTGGCTGCACTGGGCGACAAGATCAAGAGTCTGGATGAGAAG GCAAATCGTCTTCGCCAAAGTCATCCTGAAGCCGCTGAGCAAATCTATGATCTGCAACGTGAGCTCAATGAGCAATGGAACAGGCTTACAGCCAAGGCGAACAACCGCAAGGAGAAACTTCTTGACTCGTACGACTATCAGCGTTTCTTGTCTGATTATCGTGATCTCATGCAATGGATCTCGGCCATGAACCAGCTAGTAAGCAGCCAGGAGCTTGCAAATGATGTTACTG GTGCTGAAGCCTTGCTGGAAAGACACCAGGAATATCGTACAGAGATCGACTCGCGCGCCGCAACCTTCCACGCTTTTGAGCAGTTCGGAAACCAACTTCTGAACAATAATCATTATGCAAGTGAAGACATTGCTAAGCGCTTGAGCGAC GTGAATGCTGCCCGCCAAGGACTTGAGGATGCCTGGGTTGCTCGTCGCAATGTTCTTGATCAGTGTCTTGAGCTACAGTTGTTCTACAGAGATTGTGAACAG GCTGACACATGGATGTCCGCACGTGAAAACTTCCTTGCCCAAGAAGATCCAACTGGTGACAATGTGGAGTCGCTGATCAAGAAGCACGAAGATTTCGACAAGGCCATCAACAGCCAGCAAGAGAAAATTGCTGGTTTGCAG CAATTCGCTAATCAACTCATCAACAGCAACCATTACGACAAGGATGCGGTCGCACGTAAGCGTGACATGATCCTAGACAG ATGGGAGCGTCTGAAGGCTGCTCTGATTGAGAAGAGAAGCAAACTCGGAGAAAGCCAGACACTGCAGCAATTCAGTCGTGACGCTGATGAGATTGAGAACTGGATCGCCGAGAAGTTCCAG GTTGCTCAAGAGGAGAATTACCGTGATCCGACTAACATCCAACAAAAGCATCAGAAGCAACAAGCGTTCGAGGCTGAGTTGGCTGCTAATGCCGACCGTATTGCTACTTTGATTACCGCTGGACAGAATCTCATTGATGGAGCAAAGTGCGCCGGAGGCGAAGATGCAGTCAGCGCTCGCCTGAAGGCATTGAATGATCAGTGGGAGCTGCTCGTAAAAACTACCACAGAGAAGAGTTACAG ACTCAAAGAGGCGAACAAGCAAAAGAGCTTCATGGCTGCTGTCAAGGATCTAGAATTCTGGCTCGGTGAAGTGGAAATTCTCTTACAGTCTGATGACTATGGAAAA GACCTGGCTTCTATTGAAAATCTGCTCAAAAAACACCAACTTTTGGAGGCCGATATCATGGCCCACCAGGATCGTGTGCAAGAGATGAACCAACAAGCTGACTCACTTCTGGAGAGAGATCAGTTCGCTGGGCAACAAATTGCTGAACGTCGTAAG GTTATCGCCGATCGCTATGAGCGTGTGAAGGAAATGGCTAACGATCGCCGCGATAAGCTAAACAAAGCCTTGAATGTTCACCAATTCTTCCGTGACATTGATGATGAGGAGTCATGGATCAA AGAGAAGAAACTTCTTGTGTCATCTGATGACTATGGTCGTGATCTGCCTGGAGTACAAAATCTTCGCCGAAAACACCGCCGTCTGGATACCGAACTTGCTAGCCATGAGCCTCTt GTGTCCCAAGTTCGCCAGAAGGGTGAGGAATTGTTGCGTTCGACTGGAATCGCTGGCGATGAGATCCAGAGAAGAATGGCTGATCTGGAACGCAGCTGGGGACAAATCCGCGACTTAACTGGTAGCCG cCACCAAAAGTTGAACGAGTCCGAGGACTTCCAGGAATTCCTTGGTAAGATTGAGGAAGAAGAAGCCTGGATGAACGAAAAGCAGCAAATCCTTG GATCTGATAACTATGGTGATAACATGGCTGGTGTACAAGGACTTCTTAAAAAGCACGATACATTCGAAGTGGACCTACAACTCCATAAACAACGTGTCGATGATTTGATTCGCCAGGGTCAACAG CTTATCGACTCCGGCAACCACCACGGCCCTCGCATCAAAGACCGCTGTGACCAGCTCCTGAACCGTCTGCGCGAAATTCAGGATATGGCCGGACGACGCCTCCAGAAACTTCGCGACAACTCCGCCTACTTGCAGTTTATGTGGAAATGCGATGTAGTCGAAAGCTGGATTG CTGAGAAGGAACAACAGGTTCGGTCTGACGACTACGGTAGGGATCTGTCTTCAGTACAGATTCTCTTGACCAAACAGGAAGCTTTCGATGCTGGACTGAATGCTTTCGAGCATGAGGGAATTCAAAG AATTACCGAGCTAAAAGATCAACTTGTGAGCAGCAACCATCATCAATCCCCGGCCATCCAGAAACGTCACGCCAATGTGATAACACGATGGCAACAACTTCTTGCCCATTCTGAAGGGCGTCGTCAGAAACTACTGAAAATGCAGGAGCAGTATAAACAAATTGAG GAACTGTACTTGGCATTCGCCAAGAAAGCCTCTACCTTCAATTCATGGTTCGAGAATGCAGAGGAAGACTTGACAGATCCCGTTAGGTGCAATTCATTAGAGGAAATTCGAGCTCTCCGAGAAGCTCATGCTGAATTCCAG CGCTCATTGAGCTCCGCTGAAGAGGACTTCCGACAGCTGCAGGCTCTAGATAGACAAATCAAGTCATTCAATGTTGGTCCTAATCCGTACACCTGGTTCACTATGGACGCACTCGAGGATACGTGGCGTAACCTGCAGAGAATAATCAAG GATCGTGAAGTTGAGCTGCAAAAGGAGAACGCCCGTCAAGAGGAGAATGACCGATTGCGTCGAGATTTCGCCAAACTCGCCAATGTATTCCACAACTGGTTGACGCAAACCCGGCAG gaAATGATGGAAGCCAGTGGTTCCCTAGAGGAGCAGTTAGAAGTGCTCAAACGAAAGGCTGGTGAAATTCGAGCGAACAAAACACAATTGCGAAAGATTGAGGAACAGGGCGCGATGTTAGAGAGGAATTTGATTCTGGATAATAG GTACACTGAGCACTCGACTGTAGGATTAGCCCAAGCTTGGGATCAACTGGATCACTTGGCAATGCGAATGCAGCATAACTTGGAACAGCAGATACAAGCACGCAATCAATCAGGCGTCACGGAAGAGGCACTGCGCGAATTCTCGATGATGTTCAAGCACTTCGACAAG GAGAAATGTGGACGTTTGGATCACCAACAATTCAAGAGCTGTCTTCGAGCGCTCGGCTACGATCTTCCGATGGTGGATGAGGGCCAGCCGGAGCCAGAGTTCAACCGTATCCTGGATATTGTTGATCCGAATCGTGACGGTTATGTGACGCTACAAGATTACATGGCGTTCATGATTAGCAAGGAAACCGAAAATATCCAGTCATCAGAGGAGATCGAGATGGCTTTCCGTGCACTATCCAAAGAATTCCGTCCATATGTCACTGCCGAAGAGCTTTACGCG aaCCTCACCACAGAGCAAGCCGAGTATTGTATCAAGAGGATGAAGCCATACACGGATGCTATTTCTGGTCGTTCCATCCAAGGTGGCCTCGACTACGAACAATTCGTTCACGCGCTCTTCCAaagctaa